From the Leishmania donovani BPK282A1 complete genome, chromosome 30 genome, one window contains:
- a CDS encoding PAS-domain containing phosphoglycerate kinase, putative, giving the protein MYQDSKILLIFKSLRDIVVIGDNDMVITDMNTAAVAFFGWKVDDVKGKSITFLVPTHPLDVQDNTVTLMAHLANSTDVPVVIQTTRDPHATVVAWTILPIRLPRVYEFGVHINIRAALTPKLSVSDLDFKNRTVFLRVDFNVPFDRETGSIRDDSRICAAVPTIRKIMEDGGRVVIGSHLGRPKKPNANQSLKRILPRLQEVLEKEVTFCTDAFKAGKDVKEMRNGDVMLLENLRFFKGEDSKDAAERNKLASALASFSDIFVCDAFGTVHRMTASMTGVPRVLGAGVTGFLIEKEISAISMVMRNPEQPLVAVVGGSKVSDKINVLSSIFNFAHTVIIGGAMAYTFLEAQGYSVGKSKVERVVREKGRDVDLHNTARDLMDLAKARKVRLILPIDHSCAKEFKDAEPFVTNNADIPAEYMGLDYGPKSIEQAKKAVAEARTLIWNGPLGVFEFPHFATGTNAIAESIKDNKHVVSIVGGGETAAATKGYHECITHVSTGGGAFLELLEGRALPGLICLTARASPKL; this is encoded by the coding sequence ATGTATCAGGACTCGAAGATTTTGCTGATATTCAAGTCGCTGCGCGACATCGTGGTGATTGGCGACAATGATATGGTTATCACCGACATGAACACTGCGGCTGTGGCTTTCTTTGGCTGGAAGGTCGATGATGTAAAGGGCAAGAGCATCACCTTTCTCGTCCCCACTCACCCGCTGGATGTGCAGGACAACACCGTCACCCTTATGGCACACCTTGCCAACTCTACTGATGTTCCTGTGGTGATCCAAACCACCCGCGATCCCCACGCAACAGTGGTAGCCTGGACGATCTTGCCTATCCGTCTTCCCCGCGTGTACGAGTTTGGGGTGCACATAAACATTCGTGCCGCCCTCACCCCGAAGCTGTCCGTCTCGGACTTGGACTTTAAGAACCGCACGGTGTTCCTGCGTGTGGACTTCAACGTACCGTTCGACCGCGAGACTGGCTCCATTCGCGATGACAGCCGCATctgtgcagcggtgccgacCATTCGCAAGATCATGGAGGACGGAGGGCGTGTGGTGATTGGGTCTCACCTGGGTCGTCCCAAAAAGCCGAATGCGAATCAATCCCTCAAGCGCATCTTGCCTCGTCTGCAagaggtgctggagaaggaggtcACCTTCTGCACGGACGCCTTCAAGGCTGGCAAGGATGTGAAGGAGATGAGGAACGGGGATGTCATGCTGCTGGAGAACCTGCGTTTTTTCAAGGGCGAAGATAGCAAGGATGCTGCCGAGCGGAACAAGTTGGCCTCAGCGCTCGCTTCCTTTAGCGATATCTTTGTCTGCGATGCTTTCGGTACCGTGCATCGCATGACGGCCAGCATGACGGGTGTGCCCCGCGTCTTGGGTGCTGGGGTGACAGGCTTCCTGATCGAAAAGGAAATCAGCGCCATCAGTATGGTGATGCGCAACCCGGAGCAGCCGCTGGTCGCAGTCGTTGGCGGCTCCAAGGTGTCGGACAAGATCAACGtcctctcctccatcttcAACTTCGCGCACACAGTGATCATCGGCGGTGCCATGGCCTACACCTTCCTGGAGGCGCAAGGCTACAGCGTGGGCAAGAGCAAGGTGGAGCGGGTAGTGCGGGAGAAGGGACGTGATGTGGATCTGCATAACACCGCTCGCGATCTGATGGATCTTGCCAAGGCCCGCAAGGTGCGCCTCATCCTGCCCATCGATCACAGCTGCGCCAAGGAGTTCAAAGACGCGGAGCCGTTCGTCACGAACAACGCTGACATTCCCGCAGAGTACATGGGACTGGACTACGGCCCCAAGTCCATTGAACAGGCGAAGAAGGCCGTTGCGGAGGCCCGCACGCTCATCTGGAACGGCCCTCTCGGCGTCTTTGAGTTCCCGCACTTCGCGACAGGCACCAACGCCATCGCGGAGTCTATCAAGGATAACAAGCACGTTGTTTCCAtcgtcggtggtggtgagacggcggcggcgacaaaAGGCTACCACGAGTGCATCACCCACGTAAgcaccggcggtggtgccttCCTGGAGCTACTAGAGGGACGCGCACTGCCAGGCCTCATCTGCCTCACCGCTCGTGCCTCTCCTAAGTTGTAG